From the genome of Lotus japonicus ecotype B-129 chromosome 6, LjGifu_v1.2, one region includes:
- the LOC130721934 gene encoding nuclear pore complex protein NUP1 isoform X2 codes for MATAREENPYEGGGGGFGKFRKRPFRRTQTTPYDRPPTALRNPTRNNGWLSKLVDPAQRLITYSANRLFSSVFRNRLTAPPPPPPPETVPEVRENHHQESAITEEQVANESNGKQKVVGESSVQNNCSDGGGLTELEKLFKQKTFTRSEIDHLTELLRSRTVDSPIGEGKRTEVVPPDSTLPCKQKEEYSQTPVLENGIGSDLVSTPYVTSSVSIEDVASPAELAKSYMGSRPSKIAPSMLGLRSPPKEDPNLLKSQHFAHKSPIMSIVPRATTTVARVHENGFVPPRSRGRSAIYSMARTPYTRVHPASTLKSARVGVEGELSSSSQYALDHDMLSGSKQGALKRRSSVLDNDIGFFGPVRRIRHKSNLLSSKGLTSPHSGGHLSITRSEVKHGHMKLSAENIDDAMPSTSFPPIPSKSSDTASKILQQLDRLVSPNEKSSEMRLQAMNDKSPTKLSPSMLRGKALQSMETVDSSKLLNNIRDSDIDDSHGYLSASAKKLSKIDKVESGPSKVVSPDHGLVPFATDADATVTRNQDMSTVKFGDSSVTKPVSYPPQKKRAFHMSAHEDFLELDDDAYPNGAVSPFSTSGKEAGSTAVFDNSAAETAVQGMPRSSSVEMPSKSSIDGKPHVRTADGSIVDGKVNALTSVTSSITDTTVETTTGAVKASTHTIFGSDKSASQNGSVGNPSLFTFGNKIVPSTELAGAEAPSKESIKSGPVLGLEKAALSKEQSTDAPLVSFGINKNVDNVPQVPSFVFSSPVGGNSAGFKFGASSDSNLRCSTSPTPVAGTVDSLPKVGESDNADAKTTVIAGSSAWSSEPAVSSAASTSLLTSPTSIFTFGNVSNKNNGPAVSSPIFSSPFPSVATNNFTSQNIFSSSSPAASSSATATSTSSGMTSSSPAIFASSNNSSSTQMMKSSSPTTSFFKFGSTPSPSASLPVPSSEPVETKSSQDAGFGNLGSTSFGSSSAVGSTGNGTFGFSSSATTTVNSKSPGSVVGTKTESVLGTLAPSSTSGFATSTQIQSVSFGSSASSSLFGLTGNTTVSSGSSLFPSASSASNIFNFGTTSGQSSPASSLGANPVNSNNGTSSTSFGLSSWQPGKSSPFGTSFSSSSSSTSGFSFGTTTPSVATTNSPMMFGSSTGASGPQFSFTSAVATTNTLPSFGSPSPAFAFGSTSVNNDQMSMEDSMAEDTVQATPPVTPVFGQQSAPVQSNFVFGGGSTPTGANPFQFGGQQSIAQQNPSPFQASGSLDFNAGGSFSLGTGGGGDKSGRKIVKLKHRQRKK; via the exons ATGGCGACGGCGCGTGAAGAGAACCCTTACGAAGGCGGCGGCGGAGGGTTCGGTAAGTTCCGCAAAAGACCGTTCCGGCGAACCCAAACGACGCCGTACGATCGTCCACCGACAGCGCTCAGAAACCCTACCAGGAACAACGGTTGGCTCTCGAAGCTCGTTGATCCCGCTCAGAGACTCATCACTTATAGCGCCAACAGGCTCTTCTCCTCCGTTTTCCGCAACCGCCTCACtgcacctcctcctcctcctcctccag AAACAGTTCCGGAAGTGAGGGAAAATCATCACCAGGAATCAGCTATCACT GAGGAACAGGTTGCTAATGAATCCAACGGCAAGCAAAAAGTAGTAGGTGAAAGTAGTGTTCAAAATAACTGTTCTGATGGAGGTGGATTAACTGAACTTGAGAAACTATTCAAGCAAAAGACATTCACTAG ATCAGAGATTGATCATTTGACAGAACTCTTGCGTTCAAGAACTGTGGATTCACCTATTGGGGAAGGGAAGAGGACAGAAGTGGTTCCACCAGATTCAACATTGCCTTGTAAACAAAAGGAAGAATATTCCCAAACTCCTGTGCTAGAAAATGGGATTGGAAGTGATCTTGTTTCAACCCCATATGTTACCTCTAGT GTTTCTattgaggatgttgcttcaccTGCCGAGCTTGCAAAGTCTTACATGGGAAGCAGACCTTCCAAGATAGCTCCATCAATGTTAGGCTTGCGAAGTCCGCCCAAGGAGGATCCTAATTTACTAAAAAGCCAACACTTCGCTCATAAATCCCCTATTATGTCAATTGTGCCAAGGGCTACTACTACCGTTGCTAGGGTTCACGAGAATGGTTTTGTGCCCCCAAGATCTCGTGGAAGATCAGCAATATATAGTATGGCTCGAACACCTTATACCAGAGTTCATCCAGCCTCCACACTCAAG AGTGCTAGGGTTGGAGTTGAAGGTGAACTTTCATCTTCGTCTCAGTATGCATTGGATCATGATATGCTTTCTGGATCTAAACAAGGG GCATTAAAACGGAGAAGTTCTGTATTGGACAATGATATAGGATTCTTTGGTCCTGTACGTCGAATCCGTCACAAGTCTAATCTTCTGTCATCTAAAGGCTTGACCTCACCTCATTCAGGAGGCCATCTATCTATAACTAGGAGTGAAGTTAAGCATGGCCATATGAAATTGTCAGCTGAAAATATTGATGATGCCATGCCTAGTACTAGCTTTCCTCCTATACCCTCAAAATCTAGCGATACAGCCTCAAAAATACTGCAGCAACTTGATAGATTGGTTTCTCCTAATGAGAAATCATCAGAAATGAGGCTACAAGCTATGAATGATAAATCTCCAACAAAATTGTCACCATCCATGTTGCGAGGAAAGGCTCTTCAAAGTATGGAGACAGTAGATTCATCTAAATTGCTCAATAATATCCGAGATAGTGACATAGATGACTCACATGGCTATTTGTCTGCTAGTGCTAAAAAGTTATCAAAGATTGACAAGGTTGAAAGTGGTCCATCAAAGGTTGTTTCTCCTGATCATGGATTAGTTCCTTTTGCAACTGATGCAGATGCTACAGTGACAAGAAATCAAGATATGTCTACTGTAAAATTTGGAGATTCTTCCGTGACAAAACCTGTTTCTTATCCTCCCCAGAAAAAGAGGGCATTCCATATGAGTGCACATGAG GATTTTCTGGAGCTGGATGATGATGCTTATCCTAATGGAGCTGTATCTCCTTTCTCTACGTCTGGGAAAGAAGCAGGGTCTACTGCTGTGTTCGATAACTCTGCCGCTGAAACAGCTGTACAGGGGATGCCCCGTAGTTCCTCTGTAGAAATGCCATCCAAAAGTTCAATAGATGGTAAACCTCATGTTAGGACTGCTGATGGATCTATAGTTGATGGGAAGGTCAATGCACTGACCTCAGTAACTTCATCTATTACTGATACTACTGTTGAGACAACTACGGGTGCAGTTAAAGCTTCCACACACACAATTTTTGGTTCTGACAAGTCTGCCTCGCAAAACGGATCAGTTGGTAATCCTTCCCTGTTTACCTTTGGGAATAAAATTGTTCCATCAACAGAGCTCGCAGGTGCTGAAGCTCCATCAAAAGAGTCTATTAAATCAGGTCCAGTACTTGGTCTGGAGAAAGCTGCATTGTCAAAGGAGCAAAGTACTGATGCTCCATTAGTTAGTTTTGGCATAAACAAAAATGTTGACAATGTTCCCCAAGTCCCATCATTTGTATTCTCTTCACCAGTTGGTGGTAACTCTGCTGGTTTCAAATTTGGTGCTTCTTCTGACTCAAATCTGAGATGCTCAACCAG CCCAACTCCTGTTGCTGGTACTGTTGATTCATTGCCAAAAGTTGGTGAATCAGATAATGCTGATGCGAAGACTACTGTAATTGCTGGATCCTCTGCTTGGTCATCAGAACCAGCTGTCTCCTCTGCAGCATCAACATCATTGTTGACATCACCCACAAGCATCTTTACTTTTGGAAatgtttcaaataaaaataatggGCCTGCTGTTTCAAGTCCTATATTTTCCTCTCCATTTCCATCTGTGGCTACTAATAATTTTACAAGTCAGAATATATTCAGTAGCTCATCCCCTGCAGCAAGCAGCAGCGCCACTGCAACATCCACTAGCAGTGGCATGACATCTAGCAGCCCTGCTATATTTGCATCCAGCAATAACAGTTCTTCCACCCAAATGATGAAATCTTCATCTCCAACAACTTCCTTTTTCAAATTTGGATCCACTCCTTCACCGTCAGCAAGTTTACCTGTACCATCCTCTGAACCTGTGGAAACCAAGAGCAGTCAGGATGCTGGATTTGGTAATCTAGGCAGCACTTCCTTTGGAAGCTCTTCTGCTGTTGGAAGTACTGGGAATGGTACTTTTGGGTTTAGTTCTTCGGCAACTACAACTGTAAATAGCAAGTCTCCGGGATCTGTCGTTGGCACTAAAACTGAGTCTGTCCTTGGTACTCTAGCACCTTCTTCTACTAGTGGTTTTGCAACTTCCACTCAGATTCAATCTGTGTCCTTTGGCTCATCTGCATCATCCtcgttatttgggttgactgggAATACAACTGTTTCTTCAGGGAGTTCATTGTTTCCTTCTGCAAGTTCTGCCTCAAATATTTTTAACTTTGGTACAACTTCTGGACAAAGTTCCCCTGCTTCCTCATTGGGAGCCAACCCTGTTAACTCCAATAATGGTACGAGTTCTACTTCATTTGGACTTTCCAGTTGGCAGCCTGGCAAGTCTTCTCCCTTTGGTACTTCCTTtagttcatcatcttcatccaccTCAGGGTTTTCCTTTGGAACAACCACTCCTTCTGTTGCTACCACCAATTCTCCCATGATGTTTGGATCATCCACTGGTGCATCAGGTCCTCAATTCTCATTCACTTCAGCTGTGGCTACGACCAACACGCTGCCTTCTTTTGGAAGTCCTAGTCCTGCTTTTGCATTTGGTTCCACTTCCGTTAATAATGATCAGATGAGCATGGAGGACAGTATGGCTGAGGACACAGTTCAAGCAACTCCACCTGTGACTCCTGTATTTGGTCAGCAGTCTGCCCCAGTTCAATCAAACTTCGTATTTGGAGGAGGATCCACTCCAACAGGAGCTAATCCTTTCCAGTTTGGGGGTCAACAGAGTATTGCTCAACAGAATCCATCTCCATTTCAGGCTTCTGGAAGTCTAGACTTCAATGCTGGAGGGAGCTTCTCATTGGgtactggtggtggtggtgacaaaTCTGGTCGAAAGATTGTGAAACTTAAACATAGGCAGCGTAAGAAGTAG
- the LOC130721934 gene encoding nuclear pore complex protein NUP1 isoform X1: MATAREENPYEGGGGGFGKFRKRPFRRTQTTPYDRPPTALRNPTRNNGWLSKLVDPAQRLITYSANRLFSSVFRNRLTAPPPPPPPETVPEVRENHHQESAITEEQVANESNGKQKVVGESSVQNNCSDGGGLTELEKLFKQKTFTRSEIDHLTELLRSRTVDSPIGEGKRTEVVPPDSTLPCKQKEEYSQTPVLENGIGSDLVSTPYVTSSVSIEDVASPAELAKSYMGSRPSKIAPSMLGLRSPPKEDPNLLKSQHFAHKSPIMSIVPRATTTVARVHENGFVPPRSRGRSAIYSMARTPYTRVHPASTLKSARVGVEGELSSSSQYALDHDMLSGSKQGALKRRSSVLDNDIGFFGPVRRIRHKSNLLSSKGLTSPHSGGHLSITRSEVKHGHMKLSAENIDDAMPSTSFPPIPSKSSDTASKILQQLDRLVSPNEKSSEMRLQAMNDKSPTKLSPSMLRGKALQSMETVDSSKLLNNIRDSDIDDSHGYLSASAKKLSKIDKVESGPSKVVSPDHGLVPFATDADATVTRNQDMSTVKFGDSSVTKPVSYPPQKKRAFHMSAHEDFLELDDDAYPNGAVSPFSTSGKEAGSTAVFDNSAAETAVQGMPRSSSVEMPSKSSIDGKPHVRTADGSIVDGKVNALTSVTSSITDTTVETTTGAVKASTHTIFGSDKSASQNGSVGNPSLFTFGNKIVPSTELAGAEAPSKESIKSGPVLGLEKAALSKEQSTDAPLVSFGINKNVDNVPQVPSFVFSSPVGGNSAGFKFGASSDSNLRCSTRSVPTPVAGTVDSLPKVGESDNADAKTTVIAGSSAWSSEPAVSSAASTSLLTSPTSIFTFGNVSNKNNGPAVSSPIFSSPFPSVATNNFTSQNIFSSSSPAASSSATATSTSSGMTSSSPAIFASSNNSSSTQMMKSSSPTTSFFKFGSTPSPSASLPVPSSEPVETKSSQDAGFGNLGSTSFGSSSAVGSTGNGTFGFSSSATTTVNSKSPGSVVGTKTESVLGTLAPSSTSGFATSTQIQSVSFGSSASSSLFGLTGNTTVSSGSSLFPSASSASNIFNFGTTSGQSSPASSLGANPVNSNNGTSSTSFGLSSWQPGKSSPFGTSFSSSSSSTSGFSFGTTTPSVATTNSPMMFGSSTGASGPQFSFTSAVATTNTLPSFGSPSPAFAFGSTSVNNDQMSMEDSMAEDTVQATPPVTPVFGQQSAPVQSNFVFGGGSTPTGANPFQFGGQQSIAQQNPSPFQASGSLDFNAGGSFSLGTGGGGDKSGRKIVKLKHRQRKK; this comes from the exons ATGGCGACGGCGCGTGAAGAGAACCCTTACGAAGGCGGCGGCGGAGGGTTCGGTAAGTTCCGCAAAAGACCGTTCCGGCGAACCCAAACGACGCCGTACGATCGTCCACCGACAGCGCTCAGAAACCCTACCAGGAACAACGGTTGGCTCTCGAAGCTCGTTGATCCCGCTCAGAGACTCATCACTTATAGCGCCAACAGGCTCTTCTCCTCCGTTTTCCGCAACCGCCTCACtgcacctcctcctcctcctcctccag AAACAGTTCCGGAAGTGAGGGAAAATCATCACCAGGAATCAGCTATCACT GAGGAACAGGTTGCTAATGAATCCAACGGCAAGCAAAAAGTAGTAGGTGAAAGTAGTGTTCAAAATAACTGTTCTGATGGAGGTGGATTAACTGAACTTGAGAAACTATTCAAGCAAAAGACATTCACTAG ATCAGAGATTGATCATTTGACAGAACTCTTGCGTTCAAGAACTGTGGATTCACCTATTGGGGAAGGGAAGAGGACAGAAGTGGTTCCACCAGATTCAACATTGCCTTGTAAACAAAAGGAAGAATATTCCCAAACTCCTGTGCTAGAAAATGGGATTGGAAGTGATCTTGTTTCAACCCCATATGTTACCTCTAGT GTTTCTattgaggatgttgcttcaccTGCCGAGCTTGCAAAGTCTTACATGGGAAGCAGACCTTCCAAGATAGCTCCATCAATGTTAGGCTTGCGAAGTCCGCCCAAGGAGGATCCTAATTTACTAAAAAGCCAACACTTCGCTCATAAATCCCCTATTATGTCAATTGTGCCAAGGGCTACTACTACCGTTGCTAGGGTTCACGAGAATGGTTTTGTGCCCCCAAGATCTCGTGGAAGATCAGCAATATATAGTATGGCTCGAACACCTTATACCAGAGTTCATCCAGCCTCCACACTCAAG AGTGCTAGGGTTGGAGTTGAAGGTGAACTTTCATCTTCGTCTCAGTATGCATTGGATCATGATATGCTTTCTGGATCTAAACAAGGG GCATTAAAACGGAGAAGTTCTGTATTGGACAATGATATAGGATTCTTTGGTCCTGTACGTCGAATCCGTCACAAGTCTAATCTTCTGTCATCTAAAGGCTTGACCTCACCTCATTCAGGAGGCCATCTATCTATAACTAGGAGTGAAGTTAAGCATGGCCATATGAAATTGTCAGCTGAAAATATTGATGATGCCATGCCTAGTACTAGCTTTCCTCCTATACCCTCAAAATCTAGCGATACAGCCTCAAAAATACTGCAGCAACTTGATAGATTGGTTTCTCCTAATGAGAAATCATCAGAAATGAGGCTACAAGCTATGAATGATAAATCTCCAACAAAATTGTCACCATCCATGTTGCGAGGAAAGGCTCTTCAAAGTATGGAGACAGTAGATTCATCTAAATTGCTCAATAATATCCGAGATAGTGACATAGATGACTCACATGGCTATTTGTCTGCTAGTGCTAAAAAGTTATCAAAGATTGACAAGGTTGAAAGTGGTCCATCAAAGGTTGTTTCTCCTGATCATGGATTAGTTCCTTTTGCAACTGATGCAGATGCTACAGTGACAAGAAATCAAGATATGTCTACTGTAAAATTTGGAGATTCTTCCGTGACAAAACCTGTTTCTTATCCTCCCCAGAAAAAGAGGGCATTCCATATGAGTGCACATGAG GATTTTCTGGAGCTGGATGATGATGCTTATCCTAATGGAGCTGTATCTCCTTTCTCTACGTCTGGGAAAGAAGCAGGGTCTACTGCTGTGTTCGATAACTCTGCCGCTGAAACAGCTGTACAGGGGATGCCCCGTAGTTCCTCTGTAGAAATGCCATCCAAAAGTTCAATAGATGGTAAACCTCATGTTAGGACTGCTGATGGATCTATAGTTGATGGGAAGGTCAATGCACTGACCTCAGTAACTTCATCTATTACTGATACTACTGTTGAGACAACTACGGGTGCAGTTAAAGCTTCCACACACACAATTTTTGGTTCTGACAAGTCTGCCTCGCAAAACGGATCAGTTGGTAATCCTTCCCTGTTTACCTTTGGGAATAAAATTGTTCCATCAACAGAGCTCGCAGGTGCTGAAGCTCCATCAAAAGAGTCTATTAAATCAGGTCCAGTACTTGGTCTGGAGAAAGCTGCATTGTCAAAGGAGCAAAGTACTGATGCTCCATTAGTTAGTTTTGGCATAAACAAAAATGTTGACAATGTTCCCCAAGTCCCATCATTTGTATTCTCTTCACCAGTTGGTGGTAACTCTGCTGGTTTCAAATTTGGTGCTTCTTCTGACTCAAATCTGAGATGCTCAACCAGGTCAGT CCCAACTCCTGTTGCTGGTACTGTTGATTCATTGCCAAAAGTTGGTGAATCAGATAATGCTGATGCGAAGACTACTGTAATTGCTGGATCCTCTGCTTGGTCATCAGAACCAGCTGTCTCCTCTGCAGCATCAACATCATTGTTGACATCACCCACAAGCATCTTTACTTTTGGAAatgtttcaaataaaaataatggGCCTGCTGTTTCAAGTCCTATATTTTCCTCTCCATTTCCATCTGTGGCTACTAATAATTTTACAAGTCAGAATATATTCAGTAGCTCATCCCCTGCAGCAAGCAGCAGCGCCACTGCAACATCCACTAGCAGTGGCATGACATCTAGCAGCCCTGCTATATTTGCATCCAGCAATAACAGTTCTTCCACCCAAATGATGAAATCTTCATCTCCAACAACTTCCTTTTTCAAATTTGGATCCACTCCTTCACCGTCAGCAAGTTTACCTGTACCATCCTCTGAACCTGTGGAAACCAAGAGCAGTCAGGATGCTGGATTTGGTAATCTAGGCAGCACTTCCTTTGGAAGCTCTTCTGCTGTTGGAAGTACTGGGAATGGTACTTTTGGGTTTAGTTCTTCGGCAACTACAACTGTAAATAGCAAGTCTCCGGGATCTGTCGTTGGCACTAAAACTGAGTCTGTCCTTGGTACTCTAGCACCTTCTTCTACTAGTGGTTTTGCAACTTCCACTCAGATTCAATCTGTGTCCTTTGGCTCATCTGCATCATCCtcgttatttgggttgactgggAATACAACTGTTTCTTCAGGGAGTTCATTGTTTCCTTCTGCAAGTTCTGCCTCAAATATTTTTAACTTTGGTACAACTTCTGGACAAAGTTCCCCTGCTTCCTCATTGGGAGCCAACCCTGTTAACTCCAATAATGGTACGAGTTCTACTTCATTTGGACTTTCCAGTTGGCAGCCTGGCAAGTCTTCTCCCTTTGGTACTTCCTTtagttcatcatcttcatccaccTCAGGGTTTTCCTTTGGAACAACCACTCCTTCTGTTGCTACCACCAATTCTCCCATGATGTTTGGATCATCCACTGGTGCATCAGGTCCTCAATTCTCATTCACTTCAGCTGTGGCTACGACCAACACGCTGCCTTCTTTTGGAAGTCCTAGTCCTGCTTTTGCATTTGGTTCCACTTCCGTTAATAATGATCAGATGAGCATGGAGGACAGTATGGCTGAGGACACAGTTCAAGCAACTCCACCTGTGACTCCTGTATTTGGTCAGCAGTCTGCCCCAGTTCAATCAAACTTCGTATTTGGAGGAGGATCCACTCCAACAGGAGCTAATCCTTTCCAGTTTGGGGGTCAACAGAGTATTGCTCAACAGAATCCATCTCCATTTCAGGCTTCTGGAAGTCTAGACTTCAATGCTGGAGGGAGCTTCTCATTGGgtactggtggtggtggtgacaaaTCTGGTCGAAAGATTGTGAAACTTAAACATAGGCAGCGTAAGAAGTAG